In Leopardus geoffroyi isolate Oge1 chromosome B4, O.geoffroyi_Oge1_pat1.0, whole genome shotgun sequence, the DNA window GgaatacataggggcgcctgggtggcgcagtcggttaagcgtccgacttcagccaggtcgcgatctcgcggtccgtgagttcgagccccgcatcaggctctgggctgatggctcagagcctggagcctgtttccgattctgtgtctccctctctctctgcccctcccccgttcatgctctgtctctctctgtccccccaaaaaataaataaacgttgaaaaaaaaatggaatacataGGATACTGGAGAGTCCACAAAGAGCCAGACGGCTGGAGTTCACAGGACATAGGACTTGAGATGAGAGAGGTGAACAAATAAAGAGAtctgaggaggggcgcctgggtggcgcagtcggttaagcatccgacttcagccaggtcacgatctcgcggtccgtgagttcgagccccgcgtcaggctctgggctgatggctcagagcctggagcctgtttccgattctgtgtctccctctctctctgcccctcccccgttcatgctctgtctctctctgtccccccaaaaaaataaataaatgttgaaaaaaaaattaaaaaaaaaaagagatctgagGATATGCAGAAGATCTCACTTGCATATTTAAGAGTATTGATTAATGCATGTGTGTAAGAAAACTTTCCTAGTGCTTGCACAGGGTCTAAAATCGTGCCCCGTCTTCACCAGCCATATTGCAAAACTTCAAATTTCAAAAGGCTTTGGGTAGATTACTTAAAAGTGTCTTTGCTTGGTAGTGGGGCATAATTCATTGTAGACTGAGCATTCTAGTAATGCTTAAAAGCAAGGCCAAACCAGATCAAgctgtttccaagtaacttatttgtgtcctgggggaaaaaaaaaagagctcatgaataattttagagacaaaaaataattttagagacaaaaaataaatagaaaagtaacTGTAAACGAAGACACAAAATAATGTGAccataagaaggagaaaaatccaTCCATTAAAATTGACCCGAACGAACACAGATGTTAGAATGAACAGACAAGGATATTGTgataggtttttggttttttaatgtttattcatttttgaaagacagagagagacggagcacgagcaggggaggggcagagaaagggggaggcacggaatctgaatcaagttccaggctctgagctgacagcagagagcccaatgtgaggcttgaactacaaacagtgagatcatgacctgagctgacgtcggacgctcaatcgactgagccacccaggcaccccagatatcATGACAGTTTTGATGACTGAATTCCATATattcaaaaaagttaaagaaatacaTGGAAGATTCATGAAATAGCAGCCAAATCAAACTTCCGAAATGAAAAGGTCAGTGTCTGAGATGAACTATACACTTGAAAGGGTAGTGAAAATTAGATATTGcaggaaaaaagattaaaaaaattgaattcggGACAATGGAGAATATCcacaataaaacacaaagaaaacaagtgaaaagaACACCAGTTCATCACAATTCTAACTTGCTTAATGGATCTGTAATTGTCCTGTgtctggggaagagaaaagagaagtgaagAAGGGGaaacacttgaagaaataatggtagTTAAATTTTCTAATTGTGCTTGAAAATTATAAACTCACAGATCCGAGAGCCTCAACAAAACGCGAgcacaagaaatatgaaaaaactaATCCAAGGCATATTACGGACAAATTCCTCAAATCCTGTTATAAGGAAAAATTATTAAAGCAGTCAGAAGGTGGGAAAATAATGTATTATGGGCTgactaaatggattaaaaacaagataCAACAATATGCTGCCTGCAAAAGACGTACTTTAGCTTTGAGGGCACACATAGGCCAAAAGTGAACAGATGGAGAGTcatattccatgcaaatgataACCAAAACAGAGCAGGTGTGGCTATAGTTATggcagacaaaatagactttaagtcaaaatcAGTCACACAAGACAAGGGAGGTCACTATGTTGTAGCAAAGGGGTCAATTAATCAAGGggataaaacaagtttaaataaCGGACCGTAACAAGTGTTACCCATAATgcagagcaactggaactctcacaccCAGCTAGTGGGAGGGTAAAATGGCACAGTCATTTTGGGTagtagtttggcagtttcttaaaaggtCAAAGACATACCTATTATCCAaccattccactcctagatatttatgtaagagaaaagaaagcctatggtcatacaaagacttgtacacaaatattcatagcaagTGGCTTTATTGTTCATGGTCAACAACTGGAAGttacccaaatatccatcagcagGCGAAAGGATAGACAAATTGAACTACACCCATAAATAAGATACCTCTCAAGAATAACAAGAAATAAGTTCTTAATACATGCTTTGAGGTGGCtggatctcaaaataattatgccgAGTGAAAAAGCCAGACATAACAGCCGTGCCTCCATTGGTACTAAGTTCTATAAATTGCAGActaatctacagtgacagaaagcagactagTTGCCTGGGGATGGAAAGAGGTAGgtagaaagggggagaaaggacgcgcgtctgggtggctcagtcagttaagcgtccgactcttgatttgggctcaggtcatgatctcattgttcgtgagatGGAGCGCCAGTCTgagctctccactgacagcacagagcctgcttcggattctctccctccttctttctgtgcctctgctCTGTTtacctgtgtgctctctcttacacacaataaataaataaacattaaaaaaaaagaaaggagtaggAAGGAAAGATTACAAGGGTGCAAAGGAAAGTTTGGAAGGTGATAAATGTTGATTATCTTGATGTTATTAATGGTTTTGTGGATGTATACATTTCTCAGAATTGATCAAATTGCACATTTCAAATATATGCAGTTTCTTGAATGTAATTGTATCTCAACAATTCAGGTAAAAcctgaaagaatgaatatatgtgatacttaacctctctgctttagtctccttatctgtaaacagGGTGTATTATTAGACTTACCTTGCACTGCACTTGGCACATTGCAATTAATGTTACTCTCATTGTTGTGGTATTGGCTGCTCTTCCTAAATTTAGGCCCTCAGAGCTTTCTGCTGAAACTATTAGAATATGGGAACATCCTGGGATTGTGTGAAGTAATGTGATCTTTGAAAGACCACAGGGCTAGTTTAGGGACAAACGCCCGAAGAGACACCGATTGGTATAAACTTACTGGTCGGGTAAGAGAATGCTGCCGTCTTCCCATTGCCATGATCCATTTGGTGGAGTTTGTATTAGTCCCATCCAATGATAAGACTTCACCAATTTTAGGAAATCCTGGTTGAAACCACAAATAGAACCAGTGCTAAGACTTTTACTTAATTCAAGGCCATAATCATGTAACCATTTTTTCCTCACACTCGGGGAAATGGATTCTGTCCTCTAGCCTAATTCTGACTTAAACAACACCATACCTAATACCTACaaaatgctttcttatttttaatgcagAAAGACTTAGGGTAGACATATCTGGGTTAGTGCCCCTCTTATGTTTCAGGTAATAGTCCAGTGATTAGGAGTAAATAGaggaagggaaattaaaataaatactcaacCTGGTGTTCTCTGCTGTATATCTTCAAGAGACTGGAATTTTGAGACACACAAGAGGCTTGGCTTTGgtaccagcttttggtttcattaaaaaattgGTAGCAGGTATTTCTATAACATATCCAGTTTTTAGGACATGGGCCACAATAACTTTCTAGAAAGGGAGAATATATTATTAATTCTGTACAGGTCTGAGCATTATAGCAGATTCTGTCTAGACAAATTAAATACCTTTTATTCCAACTCTAACATTTCAGATGAGCCAATCTGATCATCTCCAATGACATGGCCCCACacatttgtgtatatacacagatGCCAAAGACTaagtattttctgctttttaggAGCACTCCTTCATTgttaaaagatgaacaaataaaataaaaatgttggaatGCTACCGATTACGGACAAGAATTCATCATTTTCTTATACACTCTCTTGTTAACACTGTGGGATACATGTCTATACCCAATTATACAGAGATACATGTAATTTGTGCTTCAAAATATTAGAAGACTTTCACTTACCTTGTAAAGGAAGTGGAGCTTCTTGGTGGaataatgctattaaaataataattgagaggattaagaggtgcaaacttccagttgttgacaagtacagcacagggaggatagtcaataatactgtaatgaccttgtatagtgacagatggtgatTATGCTCTCCGCAGTGGGCATTGAGTAACGTATACAAGTGTCGAATCACTACCTCGTACACCTAAAACCTTCTATGTAAGACATAtttcaataacaaaaaatgatAATTAGTAAAAGGGTTTGTGTTGTTAGTAACTTACGGTTCTAGCAAAAGTAGTTGACACATTTCTAGACGGATAGCAAAAATATAAGGACATGTCCAGTATTATTAGTTTTTGTTGCTGTGCATCTGAACGCTAATCAAAGTAATGCATTGCAACCATTAGGTCGAGAACGCTCTATGTAGGCCaatgggcacatgaaaagatgctcaacctcagtcctcattagggaaatacaaatcaaaaccacactgagataccacctcatgctggtcagactggctaaaatgaacaaatcaggagactatagatgctggtgaggatgtggagaaacgggaaccctctggcactgttggtgggaatgcaaattggtgccgccactctggaaaacagtgtggaggttcctcaaaaaattaaaaatagatctaccctatgacccagcaatagcactgctaggagtttacccaagggagacaggagtactgatgcataggggcacttgtaccccaatgtttatagcagcactctcaacaatagccaaattatggaaagagcctaagtgtccatcaactgatgagtggataaagaaattgtggtttatatatacaatggaatactacttggcaatgagaaagaatgaaatctggccttttgtagcaacgtggatggaactggagaatgttacgctaagtgaaataaatcatacagagaaagacagataccatatgttttcactcttatgtggatcctgagaaacttaacagaagaccgtgggggaggggaaggaaaaaaaagagagaaagagagaggcaaaccataagagactctaaaaaactgagaataaattgagggttgatgggggggtgggagggaggggaaagtgggtgatgggcattgaggagggcacctgttgggataagcactggatgttgtatggaaaccaatttgacaataaattttcatattaaaaaaaaaagaatgctctatCTACTTCCCTACTGTCACTTACAATGTATGATTATGGCACCGCATATCATTACCATAATAATGAAGTGGATCCCCAGAGCTATAGCAATGGAATGGACTAGGAAAAATGGAGATGctgtaagaaacaaaagaaaacaaacaagcaaacaaacaaacaaaaaaaagagtgagaaagatgagaaaataaggaTTAAACATTTTTGGTATGCTCATGTTTAATAtaaacattagattttttttaaataggagggGTGGTATCAGTACTTTTACCCTAATTATTTTTCCCAGAACAAGTA includes these proteins:
- the LOC123590805 gene encoding NKG2-D type II integral membrane protein isoform X2; this translates as MDAVRNSNSELVYHGISTRPKRRHVLNASKYRENPSPFFLVHSIAIALGIHFIIMVMICGAIIIHSLFHQEAPLPLQESYCGPCPKNWICYRNTCYQFFNETKSWYQSQASCVSQNSSLLKIYSREHQDFLKLVKSYHWMGLIQTPPNGSWQWEDGSILLPDQLTMVDVQNGTCAVYGSNFKAYTENCLTPNTYICMQRIV
- the LOC123590805 gene encoding NKG2-D type II integral membrane protein isoform X3, which gives rise to MNLVRDRWACHSMAMDAVRNSNSELVYHGISTRPKRRHVLNASKYRENPLFHQEAPLPLQESYCGPCPKNWICYRNTCYQFFNETKSWYQSQASCVSQNSSLLKIYSREHQDFLKLVKSYHWMGLIQTPPNGSWQWEDGSILLPDQLTMVDVQNGTCAVYGSNFKAYTENCLTPNTYICMQRIV
- the LOC123590805 gene encoding NKG2-D type II integral membrane protein isoform X1, whose amino-acid sequence is MNLVRDRWACHSMAMDAVRNSNSELVYHGISTRPKRRHVLNASKYRENPSPFFLVHSIAIALGIHFIIMVMICGAIIIHSLFHQEAPLPLQESYCGPCPKNWICYRNTCYQFFNETKSWYQSQASCVSQNSSLLKIYSREHQDFLKLVKSYHWMGLIQTPPNGSWQWEDGSILLPDQLTMVDVQNGTCAVYGSNFKAYTENCLTPNTYICMQRIV